The proteins below come from a single Cervus elaphus chromosome 4, mCerEla1.1, whole genome shotgun sequence genomic window:
- the LOC122692625 gene encoding olfactory receptor 5-like produces MGRQRRKKQTERSLELGNTTRVQEFILLGLSTSPETREVLFVVFLTLYLLTLLENALIVFLVCSHSELHKPMYFFLGNLSCLEMCYVSVTMPSLLVGLWMGPYHVPFTACMTQLFFFIVLICTECTLLASMAYDRYVAICRPLHYPLLMRPQVCLGLAGTSWLGGLLVSVAKTTCIASLSYCGPNVLNQFFCDVSPLLNLSCTHVALTELVDFLSAIVIFCGTLLVALASYSVIGVTVFRMPSATARRKAFSTCASHLVVVGIFYSAALFIYCRPSHIRSMDLNKVLSVIYTVATPMCNPVIYCLRNKEVHAALLRTLRWT; encoded by the coding sequence ACAGAGAGATCCCTAGAGTTGGGCAACACGACAAGGGTCCAGGAATTCATCTTGCTGGGCTTGTCCACGAGCCCAGAAACAAGGGAAGTCCTGTTTGTTGTCTTCCTGACCCTCTACCTGCTGACCCTCCTGGAGAATGCCCTCATCGTCTTCCTCGTCTGCAGCCACTCTGAGCTCCACaagcccatgtacttcttcctgggcAACCTGAGCTGCCTGGAGATGTGCTACGTGTCCGTGACCATGCCCAGCCTGCTCGTGGGGCTGTGGATGGGCCCCTACCACGTGCCCTTCACAGCCTGCATGACCCAACTCTTCTTCTTCATCGTCCTCATCTGCACAGAGTGTACCCTCCTGGCCTCCATGGCCTATGAtcgctacgtggccatctgccgCCCACTGCACTACCCACTGCTCATGCGGCCCCAGGTCTGCCTGGGCTTGGCTGGGACTTCGTGGCTTGGTGGGTTGCTGGTCTCGGTGGCCAAGACAACATGCATTGCCAGCCTATCCTACTGTGGCCCCAATGTCCTCAATCAATTTTTCTGTGACGTCTCCCCACTGCTCAACCTGTCCTGCACCCACGTGGCCCTAACTGAGCTGGTGGACTTCCTCTCGGCTATTGTCATCTTCTGCGGGACACTGCTGGTCGCCCTGGCCTCCTACTCGGTGATTGGGGTGACAGTTTTCCGCATGCCTTCCGCCACCGCCCGGCgcaaggccttctccacctgtgcctCCCACCTGGTGGTGGTGGGCATCTTCTACTCAGCGGCCCTCTTCATCTACTGCCGCCCCAGCCACATCAGATCCATGGACCTCAACAAGGTGCTGTCGGTCATCTACACGGTAGCCACGCCCATGTGCAATCCGGTCATCTACTGCCTGCGGAACAAGGAGGTCCATGCGGCCCTGCTCAGAACTCTCCGCTGGACTTGA
- the LOC122692629 gene encoding olfactory receptor 5-like, with amino-acid sequence MERSMELGNMTRVQEFILLGLSTSPETREVLFLVFLTLYLLTLLENALIVFLVCSHSELHKPMYFFLGNLSCLEMCYVSVTMPSLLVGLWTGPYHVPFTACMTQLFFFVSLICTECALLASMACDRYVAICRPLHYPLLMRPQVCLGLAGTSWLGGLLVSVVKTACIASLSYCGPNVLNQFFCDVSPLLNLSCTHVALTELVDFLSAIVIFCGTLLVALASYSAIGVTVFRMPSATARRKAFSTCASHLVVVGIFYSAALFIYCRPSRIRSMDLNKVLSVIYTVATPMCNPVIYCLRNKEVHAALLRTLHST; translated from the coding sequence ATGGAGAGGTCCATGGAGTTGGGCAACATGACGAGGGTCCAGGAATTCATCTTGCTGGGCTTGTCCACGAGCCCAGAAACAAGGGAAGTCCTGTTTCTCGTCTTCCTGACCCTCTACCTGCTGACCCTCCTGGAGAACGCCCTCATCGTCTTCCTCGTCTGCAGCCACTCTGAGCTCCACaagcccatgtacttcttcctgggcAACCTGAGCTGCCTGGAGATGTGCTACGTGTCCGTGACCATGCCCAGCCTGCTCGTGGGGCTGTGGACGGGACCCTACCACGTGCCCTTCACAGCCTGCATGACCCAACTCTTCTTCTTTGTCTCCCTCATCTGCACAGAGTGCGCCCTCCTGGCCTCCATGGCCTgtgaccgctacgtggccatctgccgCCCACTGCACTACCCACTGCTCATGCGGCCCCAGGTCTGCCTGGGCTTGGCTGGGACGTCTTggcttggtgggctgctggtCTCAGTGGTCAAGACAGCGTGCATTGCCAGCCTGTCCTACTGCGGCCCCAACGTCCTCAACCAATTTTTCTGTGATGTCTCCCCGCTCCTCAACCTGTCCTGCACCCACGTGGCCCTGACCGAGCTGGTGGACTTCCTCTCCGCCATTGTCATCTTCTGCGGGACACTGCTGGTTGCCCTGGCCTCCTACTCGGCCATCGGGGTGACGGTGTTCCGCATGCCTTCCGCCACCGCCCGGCgcaaggccttctccacctgtgcctCCCACCTGGTGGTGGTGGGCATCTTCTACTCGGCGGCCCTCTTCATCTACTGCCGCCCCAGCCGCATCAGATCCATGGACCTCAACAAGGTGCTGTCGGTCATCTACACAGTGGCCACGCCCATGTGCAATCCGGTCATCTACTGCCTGCGGAACAAGGAGGTCCATGCGGCCCTGCTCAGAACTCTCCACTCGACTTGA